A region of Capra hircus breed San Clemente chromosome 11, ASM170441v1, whole genome shotgun sequence DNA encodes the following proteins:
- the SOWAHC gene encoding ankyrin repeat domain-containing protein SOWAHC, producing MEGPAECRAQDRQAELEQPVGGALGGSPEQRASVRGRPKEPEDAAGDRADLFDPVEGTPSASLGRRPRGGPVGEGARPEALGDAPPTPRPGRTAPRDPAAGGSPQLRRGPGGADGAAAEEEGAGSLTLDPLEHAWMLSAADGRWDSLEGLLACEPGLLAKRDFITGFTCLHWAAKHGRQELLALLVRFAGQHRLPVNINARTSGGYTALHLAAMHGHVEVVKLLVGAYDADVDVRDYSGRKASQYLSPSTAEEIRTLVGALDEDEGESAASSGGGRWRLSRVLPSHLISGRLSHALEDSGDHHHHLAEGLTAGKAKEPNRKASGSSSGRMKPRLNKIRFRTQIIHTTPSFRDPEQPLEEGEDEEEDRSLKGHSSSFKLRPKSNVFG from the coding sequence ATGGAGGGACCCGCCGAGTGCAGGGCTCAGGATCGGCAGGCCGAGCTGGAACAGCCGGTTGGGGGCGCCCTGGGCGGGTCGCCCGAACAGCGCGCCAGTGTCCGCGGCCGCCCCAAGGAGCCAGAGGACGCTGCGGGAGACCGCGCGGACCTCTTCGACCCTGTGGAAGGCACCCCGAGCGCGTCGCTCGGAAGGCGACCCCGCGGTGGTCCGGTGGGGGAAGGTGCGCGGCCCGAAGCGCTGGGCGATGCGCCCCCCACGCCGCGGCCGGGCCGCACCGCGCCCCGGGACCCAGCTGCAGGCGGCTCCCCTCAGCTGCGGCGCGGCCCCGGGGGCGCGGACGGCGCGGCGGCCGAGGAGGAGGGCGCGGGCTCGCTGACGCTGGACCCGCTGGAACACGCGTGGATGCTGTCAGCCGCCGACGGCCGCTGGGACAGCCTGGAGGGGCTGCTGGCCTGTGAGCCTGGGCTGCTGGCCAAGCGCGACTTCATCACCGGTTTTACCTGCCTGCATTGGGCAGCCAAGCACGGCCGGCAGGAGCTGCTGGCCCTGCTGGTACGCTTCGCGGGCCAGCACCGGCTGCCGGTGAACATCAACGCGCGCACGAGCGGCGGCTACACCGCGCTGCATCTGGCGGCCATGCACGGGCACGTGGAGGTGGTGAAGCTGCTGGTCGGGGCCTACGACGCGGATGTGGACGTTCGCGATTACAGCGGCAGGAAGGCCTCGCAGTATCTGAGCCCGAGCACTGCCGAGGAGATCCGGACGCTGGTGGGCGCCCTGGACGAGGACGAAGGCGAGAGTGCGGCGAGCAGCGGGGGAGGGCGCTGGAGGCTCTCGAGGGTGCTGCCCTCGCACCTCATCTCTGGCAGGCTCTCCCACGCTCTGGAGGACAGCGGggaccatcaccaccacctggCCGAGGGGTTGACTGCGGGCAAAGCGAAGGAGCCGAATCGCAAAGCCTCAGGCAGCTCTAGTGGCCGGATGAAACCCAGACTCAACAAAATCCGCTTCCGAACCCAGATCATCCACACCACACCGTCTTTCAGAGACCCAGAGCAGcctctggaggagggggaggacgAGGAAGAGGACCGATCTCTTAAAGGCCACTCGTCCTCTTTCAAGTTGAGACCCAAGTCCAATGTATTTGGgtaa